From one Deltaproteobacteria bacterium genomic stretch:
- a CDS encoding LEA type 2 family protein, with protein MSAGSKGPHMVWPVTGLLLLLSLGCAGIGPKPIPPRVSLVDIEVKEAKALETVYLLLVRVINPNDLELAITGMHCDLEINGTRLASGVTDTKRTIPPFGTAVVPIQVYSSVVEMLYSLLSLQNREKVQYVIKGRLRIQGGTLMPSVIPFQVSGEFSLRGLRNP; from the coding sequence ATGAGCGCCGGAAGTAAAGGCCCCCACATGGTATGGCCTGTTACAGGCCTGCTCTTGCTCCTGTCCCTGGGTTGTGCGGGTATCGGACCGAAGCCCATTCCTCCGCGCGTGAGCCTGGTCGATATCGAGGTAAAGGAAGCCAAGGCCCTTGAAACCGTGTACCTGCTCCTGGTCAGGGTCATCAACCCTAACGACCTCGAACTGGCGATCACCGGGATGCATTGCGATCTGGAGATCAACGGAACCAGGCTGGCATCAGGGGTAACCGATACAAAAAGAACGATTCCGCCCTTTGGGACGGCTGTTGTTCCCATTCAGGTGTATTCCTCAGTGGTTGAAATGCTCTATAGCCTCCTGAGCCTGCAGAACAGGGAAAAGGTCCAATATGTGATCAAGGGAAGACTCCGCATCCAGGGAGGCACTCTAATGCCGTCCGTGATTCCTTTTCAGGTCAGCGGCGAGTTCTCCCTTAGGGGCCTTCGCAATCCCTGA